The following coding sequences are from one Desulfuromonas sp. TF window:
- a CDS encoding glycosyltransferase family 2 protein, with protein sequence MPIITVGMPVYNGEEFIRDALDSILSQTFPDFELIISDNASTDGMQKICREYAESDARIRYVRNPENIGAARNYNQVFRMARGKYFHWAAHDDAFRPEYLARCLEVLEKNPDLVLCFTQEVGIDERGNTLAERPYRLDTSLALPEDRFLELLKMHRGSPPIFGLMRADILRQTSLIGSYDGSDQVLLAELALHGRFRQIGENLFLHREHAGRSVHRHRGRHSVTVWFDTANAGKIVFPRWRWFWEYFRVIRKSPITLHQQWRCALHVLRWVRFRDNVEKMIEDIRIGSRSFAALLRYKLWS encoded by the coding sequence ATGCCGATAATTACCGTGGGTATGCCGGTTTACAATGGGGAGGAATTCATAAGGGATGCTCTCGACTCCATTCTTTCCCAGACGTTCCCGGATTTCGAGTTGATCATTTCTGACAATGCATCTACGGATGGCATGCAGAAAATCTGCCGTGAATATGCTGAATCCGACGCCAGGATTCGTTACGTCAGAAATCCGGAAAACATAGGTGCAGCCAGGAACTACAACCAGGTCTTCCGAATGGCCCGAGGGAAATATTTTCACTGGGCCGCCCATGACGATGCCTTCAGGCCGGAATACCTTGCAAGATGTCTCGAAGTTCTTGAGAAAAACCCTGATCTTGTTCTTTGCTTTACCCAGGAGGTCGGCATTGATGAGCGGGGTAACACTCTGGCTGAACGGCCATACCGACTGGACACTTCTCTGGCCCTGCCTGAGGACCGATTCCTTGAACTTTTGAAAATGCATCGAGGCTCACCCCCGATCTTTGGTTTGATGCGGGCAGATATTCTGCGCCAAACATCGCTGATTGGATCTTATGACGGTTCGGATCAGGTTCTTCTTGCCGAACTGGCTCTTCATGGCCGGTTCCGGCAAATTGGGGAAAACCTTTTTCTACATCGGGAACACGCCGGACGATCCGTTCACCGGCACCGCGGCCGTCATTCCGTCACCGTCTGGTTCGATACGGCCAATGCCGGGAAAATCGTTTTTCCCCGGTGGCGATGGTTCTGGGAATATTTCCGGGTGATTCGGAAATCTCCGATAACTCTGCATCAGCAGTGGCGCTGTGCCCTGCATGTGCTTCGCTGGGTTCGATTCAGGGATAATGTGGAGAAAATGATAGAAGATATCCGAATAGGCAGCAGAAGTTTCGCAGCGCTTCTCCGTTACAAACTCTGGAGTTGA